A window of the Xiashengella succiniciproducens genome harbors these coding sequences:
- the recR gene encoding recombination mediator RecR — protein MNNSQYPSLLLENAVNELSRLPGIGPKTAMRLALFLLKEKKEDVNKFAESIRLLREEIRYCKECYNISDADVCSICSNPRRDHSLVCVVESVRDVMAIENTQQYGGVYHVLGGVISPMDGIGPDDLNIDPLIDKVRTGGVKEVVFALSATMEGDTTNFYIYRKISDCSVKITTIARGVAIGDELAYADEVTLGRSLVNRLPFENTL, from the coding sequence ATGAACAATTCGCAGTATCCGTCGCTTTTACTGGAGAACGCAGTTAATGAACTGTCGAGGTTGCCCGGTATCGGTCCCAAGACTGCAATGCGACTTGCCTTGTTTTTGCTGAAGGAGAAGAAGGAGGATGTCAACAAGTTTGCCGAATCAATAAGGCTCCTGCGTGAAGAGATCAGGTATTGCAAGGAGTGCTATAATATCTCGGATGCTGATGTCTGTAGCATCTGTAGCAATCCAAGGCGCGACCACAGTCTAGTTTGTGTTGTCGAAAGCGTGAGGGATGTAATGGCAATTGAGAATACCCAGCAATATGGTGGAGTCTATCATGTTCTGGGAGGTGTAATATCACCAATGGACGGGATAGGGCCTGATGATCTGAATATCGACCCCCTTATAGACAAGGTAAGGACAGGAGGCGTAAAAGAGGTTGTTTTTGCCCTAAGTGCTACAATGGAGGGGGATACTACCAATTTTTATATTTATCGAAAAATTTCGGATTGTTCCGTTAAAATAACGACGATTGCCAGAGGTGTTGCCATAGGTGATGAGCTTGCTTATGCCGACGAGGTCACCCTTGGTCGTTCACTTGTTAACCGTTTGCCATTTGAGAATACCCTATGA